The genomic region GTCACGAGCCATCGCGAAGATCACCCGTGACTGGCCCAGCAGCAGCACCATCACCACGGTGGTCAACCCGGCCAGCGCACCGAAGGCGATCACCTTGGCCGCCCAGCCAACCCCGAGCGCACTGAAAGCCGTTGCCAAGGAGGCCTTCTCGCCACCCAGCTGGTCGTAGCGGACCATCCCGGTGACGACGATCGAGACCAGCACGTACAGCACGGTGACGATGGCCAGCGAGCCGAAGATGCCGCGCGGCAAGTCCTTCTGCGGGTTCTTGGTCTCCTCGGCGGCGGTCGCGACGACGTCGAACCCGATGAAGGCGAAGAACACCAGCGAGGCGGCCGCGAGGATGCCGAAGGTGCCGAAGTGGCTCGGCGCCACCCCGATCAGCACCTGCAGCAGCGGCTGGTCGAGCTTGCCGCCGACGCCACCGGCGGCGGGCTGCGACGGCGGGACGAAGGGCACGAGGTTGGACGCCTTGAAGTAGAAGAACCCGACGACGATCACCAGCAGGACGACGGCGATCTTGATGGAGGTGATGATCATGTTCACCCGGGAGCTGAGCTTGGTCCCCAGGGCCAGCAGCACCGTCAGTACGGCGATGATGAGCACCGCCGCCCAGTCGAAGGCGCCGAACTCGCCGGCGGTGCCGATCGAGGTGCTCATCGCCGAGCCGAACTCGGTGAACAGGTTGCCCAGGTAGGTCGACCAACCCTTGGCGACGACCGCCGCCCCCAACGCCAACTCCAGCACCAGATCCCAGCCGATGATCCAGGCGACGAACTCACCCAGGGTTGCGTAGGAGAACGTGTAGGCCGATCCGGCCACCGGGACGGTGGAGGCGAACTCCGCGTAACACATCGCGGCCAGACCGCAGGCGATCGCGGCGATCACGAAGCTCACGGTGACGGCGGGACCTGCGGTGGTCGACGCTGTGCGGGCCGCGGTGGTGAAGATGCCGGCGCCGACGACGACCGCCACCCCGAAGACCATCAGATCCCAGGCGGTGAGGGTCTTCTTGAGCTTGTGGCCCTCGGCCTCCGTGTCCTGCAGGGACTGCTCGATGGACTTCGTGCGGAACCAGGACGAGGACGCTCCGTCCGAGCCGTCCCGCCCCGGCTTCCGCGCTGCGGTCTGGGACATACGCCACTCCCTCCGACGGGGCCGGCATCGGCCACCTGTGCGTGTGATCGGGATGACGGTAGTCCTCGGGGCGCCGCGGCCGCCCGTCGAGGGCGGGCGTGTCCGGTCCGTGCTGACCCGTTCTCCTCCCTGCGACGCGAAATCCACCCCGGGGAGGCTCCAGGAGATCTCAGCAGCCATTTCGCGCGGGTCCGGAGGCGGCGACCCAGGTTCGGTGCCCCGGGTCAGGCAGTCAGTCCGTCCGAGGCGACGAAGATCCGGCCGTCGCCGGTCACGGTCACCGGGCCGTCGGTGGCCGGTACCCAGACACTGTGGCCGGGCCGGACCGGGAGCTCGGTCCCGTCGGCGGTGTGCGCCTCGACCTCGCCGCGCACGCCCAGCAGCACCAACGGCCCGTGGTGCTGAAGCGTCACCCCCTCACCGCTCGGACCCACGGCACCCGGGTCCACGACAGCAAGGCTGAACTCGTCGATGGGCGTCGGATAGCGCCCGACACCCGGTTGCTGCTGTTCCGGCCGCAGCACCGGCACCGGGCCGACCGAGAAGTCCAGGACCCGCATCAACTCGGGGACATCGACGTGCTTGGGCGTCAACCCACCGCGCAGGACGTTGTCCGAGTTGGCCATGATCTCGACCCCGGTACCGGAGAGGTAGGCATGCAGGTTGCCGGCGCCCAGGTACAGCGCCTCACCCGGCTGCAGGGTGATCCGGTTGAGCAGCAACGAGGCGAGCACGCCGGGGTCACCCGGATAGCGCTCGCCCAGTTCCAGGGCCGTGCGGTACTCGGTGTCGAACTGGCTGCCGCCACGCACCTGTGCGATGCAGGCCGCGAGCACCGAGTCCAGCAGCGGCACCAACACCTTGGCCGGCATCGAGATGATCGAGGAGAACAGTGCGCGAGTGCCGTGCTCATCCGGTTGTCCGGCGAGCAGGGGCACGTATCGGTCCAGCTCAGGGGAGCCGAGCTGGCTGAGCAGCTGCACCGTCACGGCGGGTTCGCGGAACCCGCACAGGGCGTGGAACTCGGTCAGTGCGCAGATCAGCTCCGGCTTGTGCAGCGGGTCCTTGTAGTTGCGGTGCGCGGATCCCATCGGCACCCGCTCGGCCTGCTCCGCCTCGAACCCCCGGCGGGCCTGCTCCAGCGTCGGATGGGCCTGCAGGGAGAGTGGCTCGGCCGCGGCCAGGACCTTGAGCAGGAACGGCAGCCGGGACTCGAACCGGGAGGCGACCGCTGCGCCGAGGTGCGCCACCGGGTCTGCGGCCACGGCGTCCAGCAGCGACACGCCCGCTCCTGCGGCGACCGGCTCCAGGACCGAGGAGTCCCCAGGATGGGCGCCGATCCACAGCTCTGCCTCCGGGTGGGCGGAGGGCACCTCGCGCTCCTGGAGTTCGGCGATCGCCGTCCGGGAGCCCCAGGCGTAGGGGCGGATCCTGTTGGTCATCAACTGCACTGCTCGAGTCACCTCGTCGTATTCGCGCGTGAACAGAGGCGGCGGGGCCCCATCGGCCTCCACGGTAACCGTGCCCACCTCGCTGCGGTGCCGCCGCAACGGCCGGGGTGGGTGGTGCAGCGCGCCTCAGAGATCGAAGGCGATCCGTACGTCCAGGTCGTCGTCGGACTCGAAGCCCGTGCCCAGGTCGCGTCCGCGGCCATGATCGGCGCGCAGCTCATCGGACCGGACGGCGCCCAGGGCAGTTCCGCTGCGCCCCAGGCCGTCCGGGTGGTCGATCGGGATCGGCTGCTGCGGCCTGGTCAGACCGAGGTAGATCGCCGCGAACGTCCAGCGCACCACGACCGCAAGGGGCGGTCGACGCAGGTCCGGTCCCGGACCGGATCGCCCGACCGGATCGTCGTCGCGCTCACCCGTGGGCCGGCCACCCGGTGACCGATCGCCCGGTCGTGCGGTCGGTGTCTCGGGTGCGACGACCAGTGCGCCCGGCAGGGAATCGGCGACCGGATGCCGCCCGTCGTCGGGCAGCGGCGTCCCCAGCAGCACCGTCAGCACGGCGTCACCGGCCGGATCGTCGTCGGCGAAGATGTCTCGCGGTGCGGCTGCCGCCCGCAGCACAGCCGGCGACAGCTCGGCTGCGCGGTGCCGCAGGATCGCTGCCGGTTCGGCCGACAGCTCGAACAGCAGCCGGGCCGCGACGCCGGTCAGCGCGTCGCCGACGGGGTCGCCGCCGACCAGCAGCGGATGCCCGTGCGCCAGGTGCTCGGCCAGGGAGACCGCCGGATTGACGAAGCTCTCGACCGAGGGATGGCAGGACAGCGCGACCGCGTCGAGCTCATCGGCCCACTCGGCGGGTCCATCGCCGCCCGCGGGGATCACGCCGCACCAGCGCGCCACCGCGCAGGCCAGCGCGAGCCGGGTGACCGCCGCCAACGCTTCGGGAACGGCGAGCTGTGGGGGCACCAGCGACACCCCCGGTCCCGGGGCCCCGACGCTCTCGTCGGCCCGCAGGATCACCGTCGCACCCCGTCGGCCGGCGATCTGCGCAGCACGGGTGGCGACGGGGTCGGCGCGGCGATCGGCGAGCACCACCACCACGTCCAGTGCCCCCACCCAGGAAGGAATGTCCGGGACCCCGACGACCGGGCACGGGGACCCCGGTCCCGCGAGTGCGGACACCATGGCCACCTCGTCGGCCACCTGGGACCCGACGATCACGAACGCCCGCGGTCGATCGGGAGCCGGCAGGCTCTCCAGCTGGCCGGCCAGCGACCGCACCTGCGCGCCGATCGTCGCCGCGGCGGGCAACAGCCCGGCCCGGTCACGCTCACGAAGTAGGTCGACGTCGTGCAGGACGTCGATCCCGCTGGTCACCTCTGCGCCTGCTGTCCGTCGTCCGGAGTCATCGCCGAGGCTTCGACGGCGCTGCTCTCGGCTGCGCCGACGGGTGTGATGGCGGCGTCGTCGGTGGCCCTGCCGTCGGTGGCCCTGCCGTCGGTGGCCCTGCCGTCGGAGGAACTGCCGTCGGTGGGACTGCTGTCGATGGCAGCATCGAGCAGCAGCACGGGGATGCCGTCCTGCACCGGGAACCGGCGACCGCACTCGGTGCAGGTCAACACCTCGGCGTCGGGGTCCTCATCGGTCCCCACCCGCAGCGGCGCGTGGTGCGTGTCGGGACAGGCGAGGACCTCGAGCAGGATCGGATCGAGTGCGAGCGGCATGCCGTCCAGTATCCCCCGCCGGCAGGTCGCCGTCACCGGATCGGGGCAGCCGGGCGGCTACCCGAGAACGACACGAACGACGACCATCCACCGCTGTACCGCTCAGCCGCGGATGATCTCCAGCAGCTCGTCCCGCAACGCCGCCAGCTCGGCGGCGGTCGGGGCCTCCGCGTTCAGCCGCAGCAGCGGTTCGGTGTTGGACGGGCGCACGTTCGCCCACCGGCCGTCCGGCAGGGTGACCGTCAGGCCGTCGAGCTCATCGAAGGTCGCACCGCGCTCGTCGCCCCAGGCGTGGATCTTCCCCAGCACCGACGGCACGTCGGTGACGGTCGAGTTGATCTCGCCGGACGCGGCATAACGCTCGTACTCGGCGCCGAGCTCGGACAACGGCCGGTCCTGCCCGCCGAGGGCGGCCAGCACGTGCATCGCTGCGAGCATGCCGGTGTCGGCCCTCCAGAAATCGGCGAAGTAGTAGTGCGCCGAGTGCTCGCCGCCGAAGACGGCGCCGGTGCGGGCCATCTCGGCCTTGATGAAGGAGTGGCCGACCCGGGTGCGGACGGCCGTGCCGCCGCGCTCGGCGATGATCTCCGGCACGGCGCGCGAGGTGATGAGGTTGTGCAGCACCGTCGCACCGGGGTGCTTGGCCAGCTCACGGGCGGCGACGAGAGCGGTCACCGCGCTCGGCGATACCGGTTCCCCCTGTTCGTCGATGACGAAGCAGCGATCGGCGTCGCCGTCGAAGGCGAGCCCGATGTCCGCGCCGACCCGCTTCACCTCGGACTGCAGATCGACCAGGTTCTTCGGGTCCAGTGGGTTGGCTTCGTGGTTGGGGAAGCTGCCGTCGAGCTCGAAGAACAGCTCGTCGATGGCGAGCGGCAACTCGCCGAGCACGGCAGGCACCGTGTAGCCGGCCATCCCGTTACCGGCATCGACCACGACGTGCAGCGGACGGATCTGCGACAGGTCCACCAGGGAGTTGAGCAGCTCGGCGTATTCACTCAACACGTCCCGGGTGGTGGTGGTACCGGGCACCGCGGCCGGCTCCGGTCCGTCGCCGGCGAGCACGGCCTTGGCGGTGTCGCGGATCCAGGCGAGCCCGGTCTCCAGGCTGATCGGTACCGCACCGGCGAGGCAGGTCTTGATGCCGTTGTAGGTGGCCGGGTTGTGCGAGGCGGTGAACATCGCGCCGGGCAGGTCGAGCGAACCGGACGCGAAGTAGAGCATGTCGGTGGATCCGAGACCAGCCATCACCACGTCGACGCCGGTGCTGGTGACGCCCTCGGCGAACGCACCGGACAACTCGGGCGACGAGTCGCGCATGTCGTGGGCGATGACGACCTCACGGGACGCAGTCGCGCCGTCCGGCAGCGTGCCGTCCTGGTCGGAGACGAAGCGACCGAAAGCCACCCCGAGGGCACGGCACAACTCGCTCGTCAGCTCGTCGGAGACCAACCCGCGGATGTCGTAGGCCTTGACGATGCGGTCGAGTACGTGGGCGTCGGGAACGGTCACGATGTGTCCTCTCGTGGACCGGCCGCCGCGACCTGCGCAGTCGGGGTCCATCACAGTTACGGGTTCGAAAGCTACGGAGTTCGATCGAAAACGCGAGCGAAGAAACCCTAACGCGTCGCGTGTCAGTCCTCGGGAAAGCGCAGAACGCGGAGGTGCCCGCGACGACCGGTGACCACCGGCGAAGGCTCCTGCGTCCGCTCGGCACGGCCGGCCTCGCGCACCGCATCCGCAAGCGCCTCGAGATCGTCGACGCGCGGGCCGGTGAGCAGATCGGTGTCCGGACGCACGATCTCCCAGCCCTGCGGAGCGGTCAGCCCGAGGGCGTGGTCGCCGCACAGGTCGTACGAATGGGGTTCTGCGGCGGTGGCCAGTGGGCCGACGACTGCCGTCGAGTCGGCATAGGCGTAGGTCAGGGTCGCCAATGCGGGATTCTGGCACCCGGAACGGGAGCAACGTCGGACTCTGGCCACAGCGAAACGCTAGCCGACGCCCAGCCCCGTCCGAGCGACGGCACGCCGGGACCGGCGGCGTCCGACCGGTCGACCCCGGTACCGTCCACCCGGCCTTCGTCGGATGTGATGACCTGGATCGGCGACCGGTTCAGTGGTCCTCTGGTTCGCCCAGCACAGCGGCCACCTGTTCCCGCAGCAGGTCGAGGATCAAATCCTCCAGGTCTTCCGGATCGGTGGAACGATGCTCGATCGGGCGGCGGTAGACGATCACCCTGGCCCTGGTCGGTCGGCCCCGCCGGTCGACACCCGGGCCCACGAAACGGGTCAGGGGGACCTCGCCGTCCAGAACCGCATCAACGGCGTTCGTACCGGAGGCGTCGGCGGCAACCGGGGGTACCTCGTCGACGGCGAACTCGAGCGATTCCAATCGGGAGCCGAACACCTGCTCGAGGTCGTCGACCGCATGCAGGACTGCGTCGTCGAACCGCTCGGACCTGGTGCGCGCCAACGGAACCCGACCGGACAGCAGCGGCCGACGCAGGCCCCGCCCTCGCCGGTCGTGCCGGTCGCGTCGCACCCGCGCTTCGTCGACGGTCGGGACGACGGGGTCGGCACCGCCGGCGGTTCCCGCGTTCACCGCCGCGCGACGTCGCTCGTCACCGCCGGCGGACCTGGATGCGACGGGACGATCGGGGATCGGGGGTACGGATGCCATGATGGCCGCAGTCTAAGCGGCACCTCCGGCCGGTGACGCCGGGTCTGCCGATGCGCGGATCAGACCACGCGGCGCTTGAGGCGACGACGCTCGCGCTCGGACATCCCGCCCCAGATGCCGAACCGCTCGTCATGGGCCAGCGCGTAGGTCAGGCACTCGGCGCGGACCTCGCAGCCGGTGCAGATCTTCTTGGCCTCCCGGGTCGAGCCACCTTTTTCGGGGAAGAACGCCTCCGGGTCGGTCTGCGCGCAGAGCGCGCGGTCGTGCCATTCGGCCTCGTGCTCGTCGGCACCGGAGGTGACGACGGCCAACGGCAGCAGGCTGGTGGGATCACCGAACCCGGTGAACTCCTCACCTGGGTCGGTGGCTGCCAGCACCTCGTCGAGCTCCGAGCCGTGCTGTGCACGCCGACCCGCGAGATCGTCCGTGATCACCTCGTGTGTGGTCATCCGCATCCGCTCCTGATCGACCGCCCCCGGGGCGATCTCCTCGACCGTGCCGCCACCGTCGACACCGTCGAGGTCGTCTGACCTCGGGTGCCGGAGTTCCCCCGTGCGAAATGACATGCCTGTGATTACACCCGTGTGTTCTGCGCGCGTCAAGCGCGCACGGGTGATAAGGAACCGAAGGAGTATCTGGGGACCCCATCCGGGAACGGTGCGTGACCAGCGACGACCGGCGCAGCTCTTCCGGGGTGCCGCGCGTCACAGGGAGTGGTCCCGAGCCGCAGCTCGACACCCGGAGTGTCCGCTGCCACCGGTTCGGACGACCCTGCGCCCCCCGCCCGGCCCCCGGACGCGCCCACGACTGCCCACCGACCGGTGCCACCACGGCCTCCCGCACACTGGAGCCATGGGATCCGTCAGCCGTCGAGCCAGCGACCTGTGGGTATTCCCGGTGATCGTCCTGGTCACCGCAGCGGCCGCCGCGTTCTGCGCCGGCGCCTCCACCGGTGCCGCTGCGGGGCCGTGGATCTTCGTCACGGTCTTCGGCGGCTGGGTGATCACGCTCTGCCTGCA from Nakamurella sp. A5-74 harbors:
- a CDS encoding WhiB family transcriptional regulator, which produces MLPLAVVTSGADEHEAEWHDRALCAQTDPEAFFPEKGGSTREAKKICTGCEVRAECLTYALAHDERFGIWGGMSERERRRLKRRVV
- a CDS encoding DUF3499 domain-containing protein — translated: MARVRRCSRSGCQNPALATLTYAYADSTAVVGPLATAAEPHSYDLCGDHALGLTAPQGWEIVRPDTDLLTGPRVDDLEALADAVREAGRAERTQEPSPVVTGRRGHLRVLRFPED
- a CDS encoding amino acid permease, whose product is MSQTAARKPGRDGSDGASSSWFRTKSIEQSLQDTEAEGHKLKKTLTAWDLMVFGVAVVVGAGIFTTAARTASTTAGPAVTVSFVIAAIACGLAAMCYAEFASTVPVAGSAYTFSYATLGEFVAWIIGWDLVLELALGAAVVAKGWSTYLGNLFTEFGSAMSTSIGTAGEFGAFDWAAVLIIAVLTVLLALGTKLSSRVNMIITSIKIAVVLLVIVVGFFYFKASNLVPFVPPSQPAAGGVGGKLDQPLLQVLIGVAPSHFGTFGILAAASLVFFAFIGFDVVATAAEETKNPQKDLPRGIFGSLAIVTVLYVLVSIVVTGMVRYDQLGGEKASLATAFSALGVGWAAKVIAFGALAGLTTVVMVLLLGQSRVIFAMARDGLLPRGMSKVNARTGTPVKITVGVGAAVALIAGFVPTKDLEEMVNVGTLFAFVLVSIGVLVLRKNRPDLERGYRVPWVPVLPIASVIFCVWLMLNLVTFTWIRFGIWMLVGVVVYVFYGRRHAMIGKGTPGNISQAR
- a CDS encoding metallopeptidase family protein, whose product is MASVPPIPDRPVASRSAGGDERRRAAVNAGTAGGADPVVPTVDEARVRRDRHDRRGRGLRRPLLSGRVPLARTRSERFDDAVLHAVDDLEQVFGSRLESLEFAVDEVPPVAADASGTNAVDAVLDGEVPLTRFVGPGVDRRGRPTRARVIVYRRPIEHRSTDPEDLEDLILDLLREQVAAVLGEPEDH
- the manA gene encoding mannose-6-phosphate isomerase, class I, with product MTNRIRPYAWGSRTAIAELQEREVPSAHPEAELWIGAHPGDSSVLEPVAAGAGVSLLDAVAADPVAHLGAAVASRFESRLPFLLKVLAAAEPLSLQAHPTLEQARRGFEAEQAERVPMGSAHRNYKDPLHKPELICALTEFHALCGFREPAVTVQLLSQLGSPELDRYVPLLAGQPDEHGTRALFSSIISMPAKVLVPLLDSVLAACIAQVRGGSQFDTEYRTALELGERYPGDPGVLASLLLNRITLQPGEALYLGAGNLHAYLSGTGVEIMANSDNVLRGGLTPKHVDVPELMRVLDFSVGPVPVLRPEQQQPGVGRYPTPIDEFSLAVVDPGAVGPSGEGVTLQHHGPLVLLGVRGEVEAHTADGTELPVRPGHSVWVPATDGPVTVTGDGRIFVASDGLTA
- a CDS encoding phosphomannomutase/phosphoglucomutase; its protein translation is MTVPDAHVLDRIVKAYDIRGLVSDELTSELCRALGVAFGRFVSDQDGTLPDGATASREVVIAHDMRDSSPELSGAFAEGVTSTGVDVVMAGLGSTDMLYFASGSLDLPGAMFTASHNPATYNGIKTCLAGAVPISLETGLAWIRDTAKAVLAGDGPEPAAVPGTTTTRDVLSEYAELLNSLVDLSQIRPLHVVVDAGNGMAGYTVPAVLGELPLAIDELFFELDGSFPNHEANPLDPKNLVDLQSEVKRVGADIGLAFDGDADRCFVIDEQGEPVSPSAVTALVAARELAKHPGATVLHNLITSRAVPEIIAERGGTAVRTRVGHSFIKAEMARTGAVFGGEHSAHYYFADFWRADTGMLAAMHVLAALGGQDRPLSELGAEYERYAASGEINSTVTDVPSVLGKIHAWGDERGATFDELDGLTVTLPDGRWANVRPSNTEPLLRLNAEAPTAAELAALRDELLEIIRG